The following are from one region of the Flavimobilis soli genome:
- a CDS encoding diacylglycerol/lipid kinase family protein yields the protein MSTMSPWEIVWICLSLVMAATALTVSVLLWRERHHRLHARAQGLPDAAAGDPAATPPPRRVVAFVANPSKPDVASLKEPVLAACRATGLDPLWIETSVEDPGVGQAREAVAQGAEVVIATGGDGTVRAVAEAMVGTGVPMALLPVGTGNLLARNLDIPVTDLDEALTIALDGRDRSIDVGWLEVLDAPAPRDEDDDVAEVGKTHLFTVIGGVGFDAAMVADTNSTLKAKVGWMAYFAAGVRHLHGRRLEASIQLDDEPPVSTRLRTLLVGNCGRLPGGITLIPDAVVDDGILDVAAIDTRGGIAGWAQLFGDVVLQGLGIKPVELPNRIGRIDHTQCRSITARVRGGEQAQVDGDIIGRASAIKAWVEPGALIVRNPRRITIGR from the coding sequence ATGAGCACTATGTCGCCCTGGGAGATCGTCTGGATCTGCCTGTCCCTCGTGATGGCCGCGACTGCGCTCACCGTCTCGGTGCTGCTGTGGCGCGAGCGTCACCACCGTCTGCACGCGAGGGCACAGGGCCTGCCCGACGCCGCAGCGGGCGACCCGGCTGCGACGCCCCCGCCGCGTCGCGTCGTCGCGTTCGTCGCCAACCCGTCCAAGCCGGACGTCGCCTCGCTCAAGGAGCCCGTGCTCGCCGCCTGCCGCGCGACCGGGCTCGACCCGCTGTGGATCGAGACGTCGGTCGAGGACCCCGGGGTGGGCCAGGCCCGCGAAGCAGTGGCGCAGGGCGCCGAGGTCGTGATCGCGACCGGCGGCGACGGCACGGTCCGCGCGGTCGCCGAGGCCATGGTCGGGACGGGGGTGCCGATGGCCCTGCTGCCGGTCGGCACGGGCAACCTGCTCGCCCGCAACCTCGACATCCCCGTGACGGACCTCGACGAGGCCCTGACGATCGCGCTCGACGGCCGCGACCGGTCGATCGACGTCGGGTGGCTCGAGGTCCTCGACGCCCCCGCTCCGCGCGACGAGGACGACGACGTCGCCGAGGTCGGCAAGACGCACCTGTTCACCGTCATCGGCGGCGTCGGCTTCGACGCCGCGATGGTCGCCGACACGAACTCGACCCTCAAGGCGAAGGTCGGGTGGATGGCCTACTTCGCGGCCGGTGTGCGGCACCTGCACGGCCGCCGCCTCGAGGCGTCGATCCAGCTCGACGACGAGCCGCCCGTCTCCACCCGGCTGCGCACGCTCCTCGTCGGGAACTGCGGGCGCCTGCCCGGCGGTATCACGCTCATCCCCGACGCCGTGGTCGACGACGGGATCCTCGACGTCGCCGCGATCGACACCCGCGGCGGCATCGCGGGCTGGGCGCAGCTCTTCGGCGACGTCGTGCTGCAGGGCCTCGGGATCAAGCCGGTCGAGCTGCCGAACCGCATCGGCCGCATCGACCACACGCAGTGCCGCTCGATCACCGCGCGCGTCCGCGGCGGCGAGCAGGCCCAGGTCGACGGCGACATCATCGGCCGCGCGAGCGCGATCAAGGCGTGGGTCGAGCCGGGCGCGCTGATCGTCCGCAACCCCCGCCGGATCACCATCGGCCGCTGA
- a CDS encoding glycosyltransferase family 2 protein — protein MVPAESTDLPVAKTPRPQPGPNGRTRQRVAVIIPAKDEARRIAATVRSARAIPYVDLVLVVDDGSDDDTQHVAREAGAVVVRHSHNRGKAAAMETGASIVAMRDSADRPPRLLLFIDGDLGETAVNTAPLIPPVLKGAADMSIALLPPQPGAGGHGIVVGAARRAIASLTGWTPTQPLSGQRCLTREAFEAATPLAHGWGVETGMTIDLVRRGYVAVEVPCDLRHRPSKKDLRGTLHRAAQYRDVLFAVNARKMRSVLGGRPR, from the coding sequence ATGGTGCCTGCGGAGTCCACGGACCTGCCGGTGGCAAAGACGCCCCGCCCGCAACCCGGACCCAACGGCCGCACCCGCCAGCGCGTCGCCGTGATCATCCCCGCGAAGGACGAGGCGCGGCGCATCGCCGCGACCGTGCGTTCCGCGCGCGCCATCCCGTACGTCGACCTCGTCCTCGTCGTGGACGACGGCAGCGACGACGACACCCAGCACGTCGCCCGTGAGGCGGGCGCCGTCGTCGTGCGCCACTCGCACAACCGCGGCAAGGCCGCGGCCATGGAGACGGGTGCTTCGATCGTCGCGATGCGCGACTCCGCCGACCGCCCCCCGCGGCTCCTGCTGTTCATCGACGGCGACCTCGGCGAGACGGCCGTCAACACGGCCCCGCTGATTCCGCCGGTGCTCAAGGGCGCAGCCGACATGTCGATCGCGCTCCTGCCGCCGCAGCCCGGCGCGGGCGGGCACGGCATCGTCGTGGGCGCGGCACGTCGCGCGATCGCGAGCCTCACGGGGTGGACGCCGACCCAGCCGTTGTCGGGCCAGCGCTGCCTGACGCGTGAGGCGTTCGAGGCGGCGACGCCGCTCGCGCACGGCTGGGGAGTCGAGACGGGCATGACGATCGACCTCGTGCGCCGCGGCTACGTCGCGGTCGAGGTCCCGTGCGACCTGCGGCACCGCCCGTCGAAGAAGGACCTGCGCGGCACCCTGCACCGGGCGGCCCAGTACCGGGACGTGCTCTTCGCGGTCAACGCTCGGAAGATGCGGTCCGTCCTGGGTGGTCGTCCGCGCTGA
- a CDS encoding DUF5926 family protein, with protein sequence MAKNPTPDFVLRPFENLPGEADWVALREVVPAATATARTTKEHGARDVVVTTTLPGGWPALHRADGAILLSIQGQGGSGDTSRDLAANLLAVMELEPGTSLTTVGLPGEGPRLQDVLDLTVPFEVTIHDGFDYWLDPSQEITPDLKESLEEAASTIIPTEKLAGVESAYLADFGARRYLRWSMAVEEDRLIDAIARLHAKRQSSLGKSRFLGAFRSSGICVPVWDIVAGTTIEQLEKDAEAFEKLLAPALESTEPLDSNERRARAGIIARQVTLR encoded by the coding sequence ATGGCCAAGAACCCCACCCCCGACTTCGTGCTGCGCCCGTTCGAGAACCTCCCCGGCGAGGCCGACTGGGTCGCGCTGCGCGAGGTCGTCCCCGCCGCGACGGCGACCGCGCGGACGACGAAGGAGCACGGCGCTCGTGACGTCGTCGTGACGACGACCCTCCCGGGCGGGTGGCCGGCCCTGCACCGCGCCGACGGCGCGATCCTGCTCTCCATCCAGGGCCAGGGCGGTTCCGGCGACACGAGCCGCGACCTCGCGGCGAACCTGCTCGCCGTCATGGAGCTCGAGCCGGGCACGTCGCTGACGACCGTGGGCCTGCCGGGCGAGGGCCCGCGCCTGCAGGACGTCCTCGACCTGACCGTCCCCTTCGAGGTGACGATCCACGACGGCTTCGACTACTGGCTCGACCCGAGCCAGGAGATCACGCCCGACCTCAAGGAGTCCCTCGAGGAGGCCGCGTCGACGATCATCCCGACCGAGAAGCTCGCGGGCGTCGAGAGCGCCTACCTCGCGGACTTCGGTGCGCGCCGCTACCTGCGCTGGTCGATGGCCGTCGAGGAGGACCGCCTGATCGACGCGATCGCGCGCCTGCACGCGAAGCGCCAGTCGTCGCTCGGCAAGTCCCGCTTCCTCGGGGCGTTCCGCTCGTCCGGCATCTGCGTGCCGGTGTGGGACATCGTCGCGGGCACGACGATCGAGCAGCTCGAGAAGGACGCCGAGGCGTTCGAGAAGCTCCTCGCCCCCGCCCTCGAGAGCACCGAGCCGCTCGACTCGAACGAGCGTCGCGCGCGGGCGGGCATCATCGCCCGCCAGGTCACGCTCCGCTGA